cgacGACTTAGTCACAGGTGCTCAAACAAAGGagcaattaataaaaataaaagaaggcGTTTGCAAAGTATTATCCGCAGGTTGTTTCAATCTCCGTAAAATCAGATCCAATATAGAACTCTCTCAGTCAGATTCATGTCAGACATTGAACCTCGGCGACCAAGGTTCGTCAAACACCTTGGGGCTGGGTTGGTCACCACCtgatgatatattatattattcaataaagcaaactGTTGAGCAAAATCCAACCAAACGGTCAATTCTGTCCGCCATAGGACAGATATATGATCCGCTTGGCTTATTAAGCGTATGCGTCATTCAAGCTAAAATCATGTTACAGAAACTTTggttattaaaatgtaattgGGACGATCCTTTACCctcaaatattgtaaatttatgGCAAAAGTTCCAATCTGAATTACGTCATGTACCTGATTTAAAAATTCCGCGCTGTGTCATCAATGATGATCCAAATAGTGTGATTGAAATTCACACTTTTTGTGATTCGTCTCAGGACGCATACGGCTCATGCTTGTACGTTAGATCGGAATGTAACGGACAAGTGGAGATCAACTTGCTATGTGCAAAAAGCAAAGTCACACAAATCACGGTTTAATTGATTACAAAAGATTTTCTAAATTACTTAAATTGAAAAGATCACTCGCATATGCACTGCGTTTTATTCATAATTGCAGAaacaaaaatagtaaaaaatctGGACCACTCACCACAAATGAACTACAAGATTCGTTCACTTTACTCTTGAAATGGTCTCAAAAGCAATCATTTCAAGAATATGATCATTTAGTGAAAAAACAATCATtgccaaataaaaataaacttcttTCGTTATCTCCATTTATCGATGACTTAGAACTAATCAGAGTAGGCGGCAGATTAAACAATTCACAGTTCCCATTCGATAAAAAGCATCCAGTATTGCTCTCATCTAAACACGCATTAACACAACTCATATTTGTCGAAGAGCATATTCGTTTAATGCATGCTGGACCCCaattattattatcatcaaTTAAAGAAGAGTTTTGGCCTATTGGTGGTCGCAATATGGCCAGATCTGTCGCACACAAATGCCTGAGGTGTTTCAAGCTACGGGCTCAAACAGTCAGTCCTATAATGGGTAATTTGCCTGAGCAGCGCCTCAATCCAGGTTATGTTTTTCAAACCACGGGTGTAGATTACGCGGGGCCACTTATCGCCGCTGACCGTAAGGGACGTGGATGTAAACTAATCAAGGTCTATGTTGTAGTGTTTGTGTGTTTCACCACTAAGTGTCTGCACCTCGAGCTGGTCACAAGTTTAACAAAGGAGGCATACATTGCTGCCTTACACAGGTTTATTGCGCGTCGCGGAAAACCTGCAACTATCTTTTCAGATAATGGCACTCAGTTTGTTGGGGCCAAAAATGAGCTTAATGCTTTCTTAAAGCAGAACTCTTCCTCCATTTCCGAGTTTATGGCGAATGAATTTGTTGATTTTAAATTCATTCCAGCCTACGCACCTCATTTTGGGGGGCTATGGGAGGCTGGGGTTAAGTCTTTTAAACATCATTTAACCAGAGTTATAGGCGACTCCCATCTTACATTTGACGAACTCTACACGATTTTAGTCAAAATAGAAGCTACGCTTAACTCACGACCTCTATCACCAATATCTTCAGATCCATCAGATCTCAATCCATTAACGCCAGGTCACTTTTTGGTCGGACGTCCTCTTACCGCTCTGCCAGTTCCTCCACTGGAAAATGTAAATCCGACCAGATTGCAGCGATGGAATCGCGTTGAACAAATCCACCAGCACTTCTGGACGAGATGGCAGAAGGAATATGTCTCTGAGTTGCAGCAAAAGACAAAATGGAGGTCATGCAAAGGACACCTCGACACTGGAACGATGGTCATCATCAAGGAAGACGCTGTGCCACCTTTAAAATGGAGCCTTGGACGTATCGTGCGTGTCCATCCAGGCATCGACGGAGTAAACAGAGTCGCCGATATCCAAACAAATCGAGGCATCATCAGAAGAGCCTTCAATCGAATCTGTCCTCTTCCACTGGATGACGAGCCTGTTGAAAGCAGGACTTTCAACGCCGGGGGGCATGTTAAGGAACCCTAATCTCACGGACATCCGAGGGGAGTGCACCGCGCGGGAGGGGCAGCCGCATCTAATTTGCATAATCACTCTTCGACGTTCGCTGTTGACGAGCGCACATATACTTACGCCCTTTTTAGAAATCAAAATCAGTGTCAAAATGGTGTAGTTAATAAGCCTAGATACTAAAAACTGCATGTACTGAAgaatttgattaaaaataattgaaaagttCATCTACTGAGTATTCATTGAAGTTTACGATCCAAGAAACAATTGACGCCATAGTCTACAACTGTCGTTTACCGaatattttaatttcttctGTCGACCCTCTCTATAATTATGATAGTTATACTAAAGAATTTAAGTATAGGTTACAAAGAGCTCAgtcagaagctagaaataatttaatgtctagtaaagtaaatagaaaattaatgtatgataagaaaatgaattctgtacaatataaacCAGGAGacttaatacttttaaaaaatcaagtaGGCGATAAATTAGACCCTATTTATAACGGACCTTACAAGGTCATAGAAGATATGTCACCGAATGTtaagatattaaaaaataatcaggTTTATATAACTCATAAAAATAACACTAAGATGTATTTTGAAACTAAGTAATAactagtttattattatattcaattataattaaaaaaaatatataaatgcaactgcgtgtgtcacatttttttttctcctttGTGGGGGTGAAGAGTAACTTTCCAGGGAGGTGTACTATATGCCCAAGTTAACATATTAACAGTAACTATATGTTACTGCCTACGACATAAATATGCGACGcacgtaattgtataaatagcatGTAAGCAATAATAGCCTATAAATATGTGTTATGTTTAGATTTACTCTCTCTCTATACTGGGATACCGAGAATACAACACAACTTCGGTAATGTTTGCTTTTACTTAAACTCCATTTCGACCCTCCGACTACCAAGTCATCACATATTCATGATGTGGCCAAACGatcatttaataaaatgattgtcACATCATGAAATTATCTATTCTAAGGGTCACAAGATGATCCAGTATACTCATGAAGTACTTAAGTCTTACTGATTGCCCAACCTTTGGTCTACGTGGTATagttttatattacttacttttgACACCACCAACTAAATGGAGAAAAGTGGTCACTATTTGcctaaaaaatatgaaaaaaggaAACTCCGACtcacttttaattaaaattgacttttaataaaaatacatcaatacagtttcgttttaatacatatattcttattaatattgtcaattcgTACACtgcagttaaaaaaaaacatgatttaTGTCCCCCGAATATTGATACAAAtgatttaataacaaataattatttatatttacaaacagaCCAATATGAGTAAGTATACACGATGATTTTTATATACTACTAAAATAGGGTACAGTACAGTCAGTCTACTTTTGATACGTTCTAAAAAGAAGCAGatacatatttgtaatttaaaacaacTTGGCACCACAAGTCATCCaagtaatgtaatttttaagtACACGTATTTGAAGAAGGAGGAAGCGTATTTGCTGAAACGATGCCTGACTACgtatttttgttcttattaaAGAACATTTAAGCCAAATTTCACCAAGGGTAGCATTTCTCTTTATGTATACGTTTATGCTTTCTAAAACTTGAAGGGTGTGCGAATTTCTTATGGCAAATTTCGCAAGTATGTGGCTTCTCACCAGTGTGAGTACGATAATGGAATTTCAAGGTAGATAGTACCGTAAATTCTTTATTGCATATATCGCACGAGTGCGGTTTCTCTCCAGTGTGGATTCGGCTATGAACAATTAAAGCTGACTTATGTGTAAATTGCTTATTGCACGCTTCACATGAATGCAATTTAAGCCCATCGTGTGTCAGCATGTGGCCTTTTAAATTAGTTTTTGTTCGGAACGGCTTAAGACATATTTCGCAAGAGTAGGATTTCTCTCCTGCATGTATTAAATTATGGGCTCTTAGACTACTTTTTTGTGTAAAGCGCTTGTTACATGTTTCACAGAAAAATGGTTTTACCCCCTTATGACCATTAATGTGCACAATTAATTGAGTCTCACGTATAAACTGTTTTCCACAAATATCACAACAGAATAGTTTATTTCCCGTGTGCGTAAGAATATGTTTATTCAACGTACCTTTTAGTGTAAATAgttttttacatatttcacaAGAGTAAGGCTTTTCACCTGTGTGCACACGTTGGTGTATGTTCAAAGTAAACTGTTCTGAAAATTGTCTTTTACAAATTTCGCAGGTAAACCGATAATTACCCGTATGAATTAACATATGTTTGTTTAATGTGCCCTTTAATGCAAACTGTTTTTTGCATACTTCACAGGAGTGAGGCTTTTCTCCAGTATGgattaatttatgtttaatcAGGTTCGAGTTCTGTGAAAACTGCCTTTGACAAATATCACAAGAGAATTGATATCCTCCGGTATGACACTTAAAATGCGCTTTTAAAGTACATTCATATTTAAACCCTTTTTTGCACACTTCACATTTGTAGGGTTTTTCTCTCGTGTGTACGCGCTTATGTATATTCAAgttatattgttttgtaaatGTTTTGTTGCATTTTTCACAGGAAAATCTCTTGTCCTTGGTGTGAAATTTTAAATGGGCGTTTAAATGAAATTTATGTGTGAATTCTTTTTGGCAAGTTTGACATGAATGTCGTTTCTTTCCAGCATGTGCTAAGAGATGTCTATCCAGACGAGATTGTCGTGTAAATTGTTTTTTGCATATGTGACAAGAGAGTTTTTCTTCGGCTGAGTGAGTACGTATATGTTTAATTAGATTacactttaatttaaaacatttgTGGCAAGTGTCACATGTGTGTGTTTTCTTGACTCGAGGGGTGTGTTGGAAGTCATTGGTCTTCTTGGCGTGGTTGCGCTGGTGACTCTTAGGGCTCTCCTCGTTTTCGCATGTTGTATCATCTGTCGATATGAAAGTATCATCCTTACTGTCCAATGACACTGGAAAAAATGACTTTGTTATATGTTTGGAAAACACAATCCCAAACACAGATAAGAGTGAATTATACAGGGCGATTAAGAGGTAATCAAAAATATATTCTCAACACACTGTTTGTATTCGGGTGGATCAATTTGTTTTTGTGTTGTTTTTCTATGCCGTTGGTTTACATTTACTTCAAGCGTTTGTTAAAGATATAATGCAGTAATTATCTAGAAGGTTTGCGACTAATTGAAACTGGATTATATATAACATGTTAAacatgtatatatttatgtgtgtattttagggataagttcgcctttgtacaataacatttttgttttgtgCATTAATGTTAatctgtttatgtgcaataaagtgacagattgaaatattgattgattagatttatgattatgatactAGAAAACTATTGCAAGTAACACATACAgccatatatacatatacacacaTTATACTTACACAATATCGCTTCATCGTTTGTGATAACATCACTAGTGTTTTCCAATTTGACTGCAGATTCATCTGAAACAGCGTGAAacaaaattatgttatttttttttatcttaataCATGACAACAACATATTCTGTAGCCTAATACTGCTTAAGGTAAAGGATGCTAATCCTAAGTTTGACTTGCCAGATTACacttagttgccaagcggacgccAGGCTCCCATTACCCATCGCAAAAAGCGGGGACAACACAACAAAGCTGGTAATCTTACTTTTAACATGTAGAGCTTCCTGCAGCTCGGCCTGGCTGCGCTGCACTTGCAGCTTGAAGTTATTTGCATCTCGGAGACTCCCCACGCACACCTCACAGATCCCACTGTCACTTACTTGAACTAGCTGAAAGTTAGACATTGATTACATAATTGAATTGTGATATGGACAGCTTTCCGCAACTCGTTGACTAAAAACTATTTTGCTAAATTTACAGAATTATCGAGTTTGATTTGACAACTTTGGAAAATAGttgaatattaataataagctAAGAGCAGGAGAGAAGGCAAAGGTACCAATGTATGTTAGGACAcaacaaataaagaaatttatGTTCAAGCTTTTTTCAACATGCAATAGTTGTAAGTAAATAGACTGGTTTAAAATGTGGGAACTAGTTTTCAAATATTTCATTGTAATTTGTTAAGATGAATTAGGGACACTCATATAAATTAGGTAGCAATGGAATATTATGACACCGCCAAGTTAATCTAACGATTCTAACTAAAGAGACCCAAGATAGTGCAGATGAATAAGAACTTCAACTCAAACTCATCAGATTTAAGCTCTTTAGAAGTGTGTACTAAAATATAAGGACATTCTTTTATTactacttattaaaataaaactgagttaaaaaagaaaagaatCTTACTGTACTGTGGTACAAATAATTTGAGTAAACTGATTTCAGGAGTTTACCTACTGCATTATGTTCTTTAGTTGAATGTCTATTGGAGTTAAAGAGGTTTAAtgaaacttcgattttcgcggtagacccctgagctttttcattcatttttgtaaaatttgtgCCCCATTAAATATTGTATCAAACTGATATCATTTCACTCCATCGTATCTACATATCACTTTACTTACATGTATATTGAAGCACTCTCTAAGCATATCGGAATATATCTCCGTTTTGTCGAGATGTGTGTACACTGCGGTCAGGCCTTTGTCCGGCGGCCGCCGCAAGCAGCAGCGACACGAATGCAACACGTCCATTAAGGTGTTTcttttataatcataatcaaaaCATTTTCATTCGGACTATTTCTAgcaattatgatttatgaattttatcaatataaaaatttaaactttaggtCAAGGCTTTTGACActtgactttttatttatttattacgagCAATGGCAACTTGGCCATCAGCTCaaacataaaacaaaacaaattacaaTTTCCAGCTTAAGCTtatatatgaatttaaaagA
The DNA window shown above is from Cydia amplana chromosome 25, ilCydAmpl1.1, whole genome shotgun sequence and carries:
- the LOC134659403 gene encoding uncharacterized protein LOC134659403, translated to MDVLHSCRCCLRRPPDKGLTAVYTHLDKTEIYSDMLRECFNIHLVQVSDSGICEVCVGSLRDANNFKLQVQRSQAELQEALHVKSKITSFVVLSPLFAMGNGSLASAWQLSVIWQVKLRISILYLKQY
- the LOC134659680 gene encoding uncharacterized protein LOC134659680; protein product: MGNLPEQRLNPGYVFQTTGVDYAGPLIAADRKGRGCKLIKVYVVVFVCFTTKCLHLELVTSLTKEAYIAALHRFIARRGKPATIFSDNGTQFVGAKNELNAFLKQNSSSISEFMANEFVDFKFIPAYAPHFGGLWEAGVKSFKHHLTRVIGDSHLTFDELYTILVKIEATLNSRPLSPISSDPSDLNPLTPGHFLVGRPLTALPVPPLENVNPTRLQRWNRVEQIHQHFWTRWQKEYVSELQQKTKWRSCKGHLDTGTMVIIKEDAVPPLKWSLGRIVRVHPGIDGVNRVADIQTNRGIIRRAFNRICPLPLDDEPVESRTFNAGGHVKEP
- the LOC134659402 gene encoding gastrula zinc finger protein XlCGF57.1-like codes for the protein MLLSLSLDSKDDTFISTDDTTCENEESPKSHQRNHAKKTNDFQHTPRVKKTHTCDTCHKCFKLKCNLIKHIRTHSAEEKLSCHICKKQFTRQSRLDRHLLAHAGKKRHSCQTCQKEFTHKFHLNAHLKFHTKDKRFSCEKCNKTFTKQYNLNIHKRVHTREKPYKCEVCKKGFKYECTLKAHFKCHTGGYQFSCDICQRQFSQNSNLIKHKLIHTGEKPHSCEVCKKQFALKGTLNKHMLIHTGNYRFTCEICKRQFSEQFTLNIHQRVHTGEKPYSCEICKKLFTLKGTLNKHILTHTGNKLFCCDICGKQFIRETQLIVHINGHKGVKPFFCETCNKRFTQKSSLRAHNLIHAGEKSYSCEICLKPFRTKTNLKGHMLTHDGLKLHSCEACNKQFTHKSALIVHSRIHTGEKPHSCDICNKEFTVLSTLKFHYRTHTGEKPHTCEICHKKFAHPSSFRKHKRIHKEKCYPW